From Chlorogloeopsis sp. ULAP01, a single genomic window includes:
- a CDS encoding TonB-dependent receptor: protein MGDRIANQSNPVNIPSYVRTDAAISYKRHNWNAALNFKNIFNVKYYDTNAFFIFPQAPFTVQGTLSVQF, encoded by the coding sequence GTGGGCGATCGCATTGCCAATCAAAGCAATCCTGTGAATATTCCTTCCTATGTCAGAACTGATGCAGCAATCTCCTATAAACGTCATAACTGGAACGCTGCACTCAATTTTAAGAACATCTTTAATGTCAAATATTATGACACCAATGCTTTCTTTATTTTCCCTCAAGCACCATTTACAGTTCAGGGAACGCTTTCAGTGCAGTTTTAA
- a CDS encoding HAMP domain-containing sensor histidine kinase has translation MYKWILPSLSEVLNNSQSTAAVCSSTKAQQQWRISLAATENLLLKNLTTVSSDVNDVRQGLVLAAPAPVFSNSQLTQSLQSITFTAQPFNPLALMPFEMPKGEVAIADVTAPNESILPLLKTDPLATEQFCLVFTDKFRLVLVLAEEKDGKRAFLFSFDPEVAQQAWQALGARVMLSNPDLFTELEELVQKYYPKTPDYRMVVQFSQLLLAELPETEDVVTGGYTEAQKTTSTSSHTPSSPPPSSRSDVELLQAFAHEVRTPLTTIRTITRLLLKQRTLPANVIQRLKIIDRECTEQIDRMELLFRAAELETSATDKPTSTQLTAMCLEQVLHSSIPRWQEAANRRNLTLDVILPQHLPTVVSNPAMLDRVLTGLMENFTRSLPAGSHIQVQVIPAGDQLKLQLLPQPQLKDSGAVTTSTCTPPIRKALGQLLTFQPETGTISLNLAATKHLFQAIGGKLIVRERPQYGEVLTIFLPLEGEEKKEISKLKVNKN, from the coding sequence GTGTACAAATGGATCTTGCCGAGTCTGAGCGAAGTATTAAACAATAGTCAATCAACTGCGGCTGTGTGTTCCTCTACAAAGGCACAGCAACAGTGGCGTATCAGCCTGGCAGCCACAGAAAATTTATTATTAAAAAATTTAACAACTGTTTCATCTGATGTTAATGATGTTAGACAAGGATTGGTGTTAGCTGCACCTGCACCAGTCTTTAGTAATTCTCAATTAACTCAAAGCTTGCAGTCAATCACTTTTACAGCACAGCCATTTAACCCATTGGCACTGATGCCCTTTGAAATGCCCAAGGGGGAAGTAGCGATCGCCGATGTCACTGCTCCTAATGAGTCTATATTGCCATTGCTGAAAACAGATCCATTAGCAACAGAACAGTTTTGCCTGGTTTTTACAGATAAATTTAGATTAGTGCTGGTGTTGGCAGAAGAAAAGGACGGCAAAAGAGCGTTTCTATTTTCTTTCGATCCAGAGGTAGCTCAACAAGCATGGCAAGCCTTGGGCGCACGGGTAATGTTGAGTAATCCAGATTTGTTTACAGAACTGGAAGAATTAGTACAAAAATACTATCCCAAGACACCAGACTATCGTATGGTTGTGCAGTTTAGTCAACTGCTACTAGCGGAGTTACCAGAAACAGAAGATGTAGTGACAGGAGGATATACAGAAGCACAAAAGACTACTTCTACTTCCTCACACACTCCTTCTTCGCCTCCCCCTTCTTCTCGCTCTGATGTGGAATTATTACAAGCTTTTGCTCACGAAGTTCGCACTCCTTTGACAACTATTCGCACGATCACGAGATTGCTACTTAAACAGCGCACCTTACCTGCTAATGTAATTCAGCGCTTAAAAATAATTGATCGTGAGTGTACCGAACAGATTGATCGGATGGAACTACTGTTTCGGGCAGCTGAATTGGAAACTTCTGCTACAGACAAACCTACAAGCACTCAGTTAACGGCAATGTGCTTAGAGCAAGTGTTGCACTCAAGTATTCCCCGTTGGCAAGAAGCGGCAAATCGACGTAATTTAACGTTGGATGTGATTTTACCTCAACATCTACCAACCGTAGTCAGCAATCCGGCGATGCTAGATCGGGTTCTGACTGGGTTGATGGAAAATTTCACCCGCAGTTTACCTGCTGGTAGCCATATTCAGGTACAAGTAATTCCTGCTGGCGATCAACTCAAGTTACAATTACTGCCCCAACCTCAGCTCAAAGATAGTGGTGCAGTGACAACATCTACATGTACACCACCAATTCGCAAAGCCCTTGGTCAACTACTGACCTTTCAACCAGAAACAGGTACCATTAGTTTGAATCTTGCTGCCACTAAGCATCTGTTTCAAGCAATTGGTGGTAAATTAATTGTGCGTGAGCGTCCTCAGTACGGAGAAGTATTGACCATTTTCTTACCTTTGGAAGGAGAAGAAAAGAAGGAAATTTCTAAACTAAAAGTTAATAAAAATTAA